The following proteins are co-located in the Pelecanus crispus isolate bPelCri1 chromosome 5, bPelCri1.pri, whole genome shotgun sequence genome:
- the LOC142593526 gene encoding UDP-glucuronosyltransferase 1A1-like has product MVPVLSAHPQVAVTLILLLSVLSSAAGGKLLVVPVDGSHWLSMREVLDSLRQKGHEIVVTAPEVNLYIKPTKNFVMKMYPVPFTQEEGDESFQAFLQDLFEEGSFLERFLKVYLNMKRLSDLAISTCAHLLYNKDLVRYLEESKFDAVLTDPVLPCGQILAEHLSVPSVFFLRGTPCGLDFEATQCPNPPSYVPRIFTEHTDRMNFLQRVKNLIFDIPNYFLCDFVFQPYAKLASEFLQRDVTVLDLLRQASIWLMRLDFVLDYPRPLMPNIIFIGGVNCAHKKLPEASEDFVLVMAM; this is encoded by the exons ATGGTCCCAGTCCTTAGTGCTCATCCACAAGTCGCGGTGACGCTGATTCTGCTCCTGTCCGTGCTCAGTTCGGCTGCTGGTGGGAAGCTGCTGGTGGTGCCGGTGGATGGGAGTCATTGGCTCAGCATGCGGGAAGTGTTGGACAGTCTCAGGCAGAAGGGACATGAAATAGTGGTCACTGCACCTGAAGTGAATTTGTACATAAAGCCAACAAAGAATTTTGTTATGAAAATGTACCCAGTCCCTTTCACACAAGAAGAGGGGGATGAAAGTTTCCAGGCATTTTTACAAGATCTATTTGAAGAAGGATCTTTTCTGGAAAGGTTCCTTAAAGTATACCTCAATATGAAAAGACTCTCTGATTTGGCAATCTCCACCTGTGCACACTTACTGTACAACAAAGATCTTGTCAGATATCTTGAGGAGAGTAAGTTTGATGCTGTGCTTACGGACCCCGTACTACCCTGCGGGCAGATCCTGGCTGAGCATCTCTCAGTCCCTTCCGTGTTTTTTTTGCGAGGAACACCATGTGGTTTAGATTTTGAAGCCACTCAGTGTCCCAATCCCCCTTCTTATGTCCCCAGGATATTTACAGAGCATACAGACCGCATGAACTTTCTCCAGCGGGTGAAGAATCTAATCTTTGACatcccaaattattttctctgtgatttTGTCTTTCAACCATATGCAAAACTGGCTTCTGAGTTCCTTCAGCGTGATGTGACTGTGCTGGATCTCTTACGCCAGGCTTCTATTTGGCTCATGAGGTTAGATTTTGTGTTAGATTATCCAAGACCTTTGATGCCCAACATAATCTTCATTGGAGGAGTAAACTGTGCTCACAAGAAGCTACCTGAG GCCTCAGAAGATTTCGTCCTGGTGATGGCTATGTGA
- the LOC104025615 gene encoding UDP-glucuronosyltransferase 1A1: MLVALLLPFLCCLSPAAAGKLLVIPMEGSHWQSMKEGLAELSKRGHEIVVITPDSKMLIDSSGIYELKTYPVPFKKEEMEELMCSLSANCFSEEPFLMRILNTQDNFRKITALYEKVQVISSLYVSSCTSLLHNKDLMQYLEKSKFDAVLTDPVVPCGQILALHLSIPSVFFLRGLPCSFDLQATQCPDPPSYVPRIFTENSDHMTFIQRVENFFLKSSEFFLCNFAYLPFEVLASDVLHRSVTMKELLSHGSIWLKRMDFVFEYPMPVMPNIVFIGGINCGKKKPFSQRDVTVLDLLRQASIWLMRLDFVLDYPRPLMPNIIFIGGVNCAHKKLPEEFEAIVNASGEHGIVVFSLGSMVSEIPMKKATEIADALGSVPQTVVWRYTGEVPPNLPKNVKLVKWMPQNDLLAHPKTRAFITHGGSHGIYEGICNAVPMVLMPLFGDQMDNAKRVESRGAGLTLNILQMTSKDISIALKAVINDKKYKENIKRLSDLHLDRPIHPLDLAVHWVEFVMRHKGAPHLRPAAHDLNWIQYHSLDVIAFLLAVVLLSLFISLKCCLFCCRKCCCKKGRTRKPTKSKSQ, translated from the exons ATGCTGGTGGCACTGCTGCTCCCCTTCTTGTGCTGCCtgagtcctgctgctgctgggaaactGCTGGTGATCCCGATGGAGGGCAGCCACTGGCAGAGTATGAAGGAAGGTCTGGCTGAGCTGAGCAAGAGAGGTCATGAAATAGTTGTCATCACACCAGACAGCAAAATGCTGATAGATTCCTCAGGGATATATGAATTGAAAACATATCCCGTACCtttcaaaaaggaagagatggaaGAACTTATGTGCTCACTTAGTGCAAACTGCTTTAGTGAAGAACCCTTCCTGATGAGAATTTTGAATACCCAGGATAATTTCAGAAA AATTACTGCGCTTTATGAAAAAGTTCAAGTCATCTCCAGTCTCTACGTCTCCTCCTGTACCAGTTTACTGCACAATAAGGATCTGATGCAATATcttgaaaaaagtaaatttgatGCTGTTCTCACGGATCCTGTTGTACCATGTGGACAAATACTGGCTCTGCATCTCTCTAtcccatctgttttctttttacgGGGACTGCCCTGCAGTTTTGATTTGCAGGCTACCCAGTGTCCAGACCCCCCATCCTATGTCCCaagaatatttacagaaaactcAGACCACATGACATTTATCCAGCGTGTGGAAAACTTCTTTCTCAAGTCATCAGAATTCTTTCTTTGCAATTTTGCCTATTTGCCATTTGAAGTTCTGGCCTCAGATGTTCTCCACAGATCAGTAACAATGAAGGAGCTCTTAAGCCATGGATCCATTTGGCTTAAAAGGATGGATTTTGTTTTTGAGTATCCCATGCCAGTGATGCCCAACATAGTTTTCATTGGAGGTATaaactgtggaaagaaaaaaccattCTCTCAG CGTGATGTGACTGTGCTGGATCTCTTACGCCAGGCTTCTATTTGGCTCATGAGGTTAGATTTTGTGTTAGATTATCCAAGACCTTTGATGCCCAACATAATCTTCATTGGAGGAGTAAACTGTGCTCACAAGAAGCTACCTGAG GAATTTGAAGCTATTGTGAATGCCTCTGGAGAACATGGCATTGTTGTCTTCTCACTGGGCTCCATGGTCTCTGAGATTCCTATGAAGAAAGCCACAGAAATCGCAGATGCCTTGGGATCAGTCCCTCAAACG GTTGTGTGGCGATACACAGGAGAGGTGCCCCCCAACCTGCCGAAGAATGTAAAGCTTGTCAAATGGATGCCACAGAATGATCTTCTAG CTCACCCTAAGACTCGTGCCTTTATTACCCACGGAGGCTCACATGGTATTTACGAGGGCATATGCAATGCGGTGCCAATGGTACTAATGCCTTTATTTGGAGACCAGATGGACAATGCCAAGCGAGTAGAGTCACGGGGAGCAGGACTGACACTGAATATACTCCAAATGACTTCGAAGGACATATCCATTGCCCTGAAAGCAGTTATTAATGATAAAAA GTACAAAGAGAACATCAAGCGTCTCTCTGACCTTCACCTCGACAGACCCATCCACCCCCTGGACCTGGCTGTGCACTGGGTGGAGTTTGTAATGAGACACAAAGGGGCTCCACACCTGCGACCTGCTGCTCATGACTTGAACTGGATCCAGTACCACTCCCTGGATGTCATTGCCTTCCTCCTTGCCGTGgtgctcctctccctcttcaTTTCTCTGAAGTGCTGCCTGTTCTGCTGCCGCAAGTGCTGCTGTAAGAAGGGAAGAAcaagaaagccaaccaaatcaAAGTCCCAATAG